In Glycine max cultivar Williams 82 chromosome 7, Glycine_max_v4.0, whole genome shotgun sequence, a single window of DNA contains:
- the LOC100805827 gene encoding probable glutathione S-transferase (The RefSeq protein has 1 substitution compared to this genomic sequence), which translates to MASSQEEVTLLGATGSPFVCRVHIALKLKGVQYKYVEENLRNKSELLLKSNPVHKKIPVFIHNEKSIAESLVIVEYIDETWKNNPILPSDPYQRALARFWSKFIDDKVFGASWKAVFTADEKEREKNVEEAIDALQFLENEIKDKKFFGGEEIGLVDIAAVYIAFWVPMVQEIAGLELFTSDKFPKLHNWSQEFLNHPIVKESLPPRDPVFAFFKGRYEILFTSK; encoded by the exons ATGGCTTCAAGTCAGGAGGAGGTGACCCTTTTGGGAGCTACTGGAAGCCCATTTGTGTGCAGGGTTCATATTGCCCTCAAGTTGAAGGGAGTTGAATACAAATATGTCGAAGAAAATTTGAGGAACAAGAGTGAACTGCTTCTCAAATCCAACCCAGTTCACAAGAAGATTCCAGTGTTTATTCACAATGAGAAGTCCATAGCAGAGTCTCTTGTGATTGTTGAATACATTGATGAGACATGGAAGAACAATCCCATCTTGCCTTCTGATCCTTACCAAAGAGCCTTGGCTCGTTTCTGGTCCAAATTCATTGATGACAAG GTTTTTGGTGCTTCATGGAAAGCTGTTTTCACAGCTGATGAGAAAGAGCGTGAGAAGAATGTTGAGGAAGCAATTGATGCTCTGCAGTTTCTTGAGAATGAGATAAAGGACAAGAAGTTCTTTGGAGGTGAGGAGATTGGGTTGGTAGATATTGCTGCTGTCTACATAGCATTTTGGGTCCCTATGGTTCAAGAAATTGCAGGGTTGGAGTTATTCACAAGTGACAAATTTCCTAAGCTCCACAATTGGAGCCAAGAATTTTTGAACCATCCAATTGTCAAAGAAAGTCTGCCCCCTAGAGATCCTGTTTTTGCCTTTTTCAAGGGTCGCTATGAAATCCTTTTTACTTCAAAATAG